A part of Myxococcus landrumus genomic DNA contains:
- a CDS encoding SAM-dependent methyltransferase, whose translation MSPAESFPLYHPADARRAFSSDDATRRFAKVAQLEPGSRVLVLGCGGDASAALVLAREMGCTVIAADTDESMVATLRDRVRHQGLSDRIEARGVTLDALGFVDGWLDAILIQGRVLYPLRATLANLRPLLARRGRLGMTFPVRVGRVLPKAASELWERRLGAPLLQPREMLQTLEMSGFEPESAETLHDSELDDYYREVEASLRPTSGAQASALREELALHRESNGKASVSYAFLVGRRKEPGEKPPASRDRG comes from the coding sequence ATGAGCCCGGCTGAGTCCTTTCCGCTGTACCACCCCGCGGACGCCCGGCGTGCGTTCAGTTCGGACGACGCAACCCGGCGCTTCGCCAAGGTGGCCCAACTGGAGCCGGGCTCGCGCGTGCTGGTGCTCGGGTGTGGGGGAGACGCGAGCGCCGCGTTGGTGCTGGCCCGGGAGATGGGCTGCACCGTCATCGCCGCGGACACCGACGAGTCCATGGTCGCGACCCTCCGAGACAGGGTTCGCCATCAGGGCCTGTCGGACCGCATCGAGGCTCGGGGCGTGACGCTGGACGCCCTCGGGTTCGTCGACGGCTGGCTGGACGCCATCCTCATCCAGGGCCGGGTGCTGTACCCGCTGCGCGCGACGCTCGCGAACCTGCGACCCTTGCTGGCGAGGCGAGGCCGGTTGGGGATGACGTTTCCCGTGAGGGTGGGGCGGGTCCTCCCGAAAGCCGCCAGCGAGCTCTGGGAGCGTCGGCTGGGGGCTCCGCTGCTGCAGCCCCGCGAGATGCTCCAGACGCTGGAGATGAGTGGCTTCGAGCCGGAGTCGGCCGAGACGCTGCACGACTCGGAGCTCGACGACTACTACCGCGAAGTCGAGGCGAGCCTGCGGCCGACCTCGGGGGCTCAGGCCTCGGCGCTCCGCGAGGAGCTGGCGCTGCACCGCGAAAGCAACGGCAAGGCCAGCGTCAGCTATGCGTTCCTGGTGGGACGCCGCAAGGAGCCTGGAGAGAAGCCTCCGGCCTCTCGCGACAGGGGCTGA
- a CDS encoding diacylglycerol/lipid kinase family protein codes for MLVQPLRSPELRRSPSADVSAEPKVAVLLNANARKVDARVVKSLSHVVPEQDLFLSRSPLDGRRIAQTVLERGYPMVFTGGGDGTFMGFVNEVLQQVGPRGRFAGQQAPRFGILKLGTGNGIAAHVNASGTRGDGILNDVLRARTGEIPGFRPMDLLMVDGQRAPFAGLGVDGKVLNDYIWVKENLGKGLLKSVLSGSGGYFSAVACKTVPHYLTNSTWVECEVVNGQAGEAYRLGADGQPMGEPVAPGELLFRGRLMMAAAGTMPFYGYGFRMFPFACGRRGFMQLRLGQVTPTQVLANLPRLWNGRWFPEGLHDFHVRDATIRFARPMPFQVGGDAAGYRDEVSLSVAPDSIELVDFNGALN; via the coding sequence TGCTGGTTCAGCCCTTGCGTTCTCCGGAGCTACGCCGTTCCCCCTCGGCGGACGTCTCCGCGGAGCCGAAGGTCGCGGTCCTGCTCAACGCGAACGCCCGCAAGGTGGATGCCCGGGTGGTGAAGTCGCTGTCGCACGTGGTGCCGGAGCAGGACCTGTTCCTCTCCCGCTCGCCCCTTGATGGCCGCCGCATCGCCCAGACGGTGCTGGAGCGCGGCTACCCGATGGTCTTCACCGGCGGCGGCGACGGCACCTTCATGGGCTTCGTGAACGAGGTGCTCCAGCAGGTCGGCCCCCGAGGCCGCTTCGCCGGCCAGCAGGCGCCCCGCTTCGGCATCCTCAAGCTGGGCACGGGCAATGGAATCGCCGCCCACGTCAACGCCTCTGGTACCCGGGGCGACGGCATCCTCAACGACGTGCTGCGCGCCCGGACGGGGGAAATCCCGGGCTTCCGCCCCATGGACCTGCTGATGGTGGACGGCCAGCGCGCCCCCTTCGCGGGCCTGGGCGTGGATGGCAAGGTGCTCAACGACTACATCTGGGTGAAGGAGAACCTGGGCAAGGGGCTGCTCAAGAGCGTCCTCTCGGGCAGCGGCGGCTACTTCTCCGCGGTGGCCTGCAAGACGGTGCCGCACTACCTGACGAACTCCACCTGGGTCGAGTGCGAGGTCGTCAACGGGCAGGCCGGCGAGGCGTACCGGCTGGGCGCGGATGGGCAGCCGATGGGTGAGCCCGTGGCCCCGGGTGAGCTGCTCTTCCGAGGTAGGCTGATGATGGCCGCCGCGGGGACCATGCCCTTCTATGGCTATGGCTTCCGCATGTTCCCGTTCGCGTGTGGCCGGCGGGGCTTCATGCAGTTGCGGCTGGGCCAGGTGACGCCCACGCAGGTGCTGGCCAACCTGCCCCGCTTGTGGAACGGCCGCTGGTTCCCCGAAGGCCTCCACGACTTCCACGTCCGCGACGCCACCATCCGCTTCGCGCGCCCCATGCCGTTCCAGGTCGGAGGCGACGCGGCCGGGTACCGGGACGAGGTCTCCCTGTCCGTGGCGCCCGACTCCATCGAGCTCGTCGACTTCAACGGCGCGCTGAACTGA